The sequence CAAGCGTAAGACTTATAGATTTTGGGTAACGATATTTACAATACAATGCCTGATTTCTTTGATAGTTACTTTAAAAGATGCCCAGCCTTTGCTCCTGCTACAGGCACAGTCAATATTAGACGGCGCTTATAATTTGCCGATATTGTCCGTAGTCGTATTAATAGTTAACCTCAAAATACTGCCGAAAATTTATAAACCTACAAAGTGGTGTGTATTTTGGAATATAGTAGGCATCGTTTTCTTTAGTATTTTTGCAATATTCTATACAACTACTTTGGTATAACTGCTTTTATAACAACAGGATAACTCACTAATATAAAAAGGAGTTATCCTGTAACTGTTTTATTAAGTTTATAAAGGGGGTAACTTTGACTTGAAAAAATATATCGGTAGTATTATTATGCTGTTTTTTTCATTAGGTATTTTTGCTTTGGCGTTGATAATCTCTATGAGAAATAATAATTTTATGATTTTGAAGCGAGAAGGGTTTTTCCATAGGGTATTTCTTGCCTGTATTTTAACTATTGTTGCTGGTTTGTTCTTTGATTTATTATTAAAATTAAGAAAAACAAGAAGAACTTTTCTTAAAACATCCATGTTATATTGGGGATTTGTAGCTTTATTAAGCAGAATTCAAATTATTATAGGTATGAATTACAGTTTTTCATTATCATTTTTATTCTCAATGGCAGTAGGGTTAATTGTGATTTTTGGATTAGGCAGCGTGTTCGGATTCTTTTTTTATCGCATATATATGTCAGTATATAAGAAATTAAGCAAGTCACAATAATAATTTTGTGAGGTATATAAAAATTGAATCGAAGGTGGTAAATAATGAATAGATTAGATTTTAAAATTGATTTTCCATCGATTATAAAAATGTCCGACTCCGTATTTATTCCTAAGATGTATAAAGTACGTCAGAATTTCGATACTTTAAAACTTTCAAATTTTATTGAGAAGTTAAAAGGCGAGTTAACAAATAAAAAAGATATAATGGAATCTCTAAATGGCAAAAAAGTATGCATAGCCCTCGGAAGCCGTGGTATCAATAATATATCCTCTATAGCCACTCAAATAGTAAAGGAGGTAAAACAATACGGCGGTGAACCATTTATAATCCCTGCAATGGGAAGCCACGGAGGTGCGACTCCCGAAGGACAGAAGGAATTGTTGGAGGGATACGGTATCACCGAAGATAAAGTAGGAGCTCCTATTATATCAAACCTTGATGTGGAATTTTTAGGGAAGACAGACGAAGATATTCCGGTATTTACAAGTAAGGATGCCCTCAATGCCGATGGGGTTATACTTGTAAATCGTGTTAAACCTCATACGGCATTTCACGGAGATATAGAAAGCGGTTTAATAAAGATGTCTGTTATAGGAATGGGGAAACAAAAGGGGGCAGAATTGTGCCATAAAATGGGATTTAATAACTTTTCCGAGAAATTAAAGAATATGTCAAGGATTGTATTCTCCCATGTACCTGTAGTTCTCGGAGTGGCAATTTTGGAAAATGCATATGATGAAACAGCGGATATAAGGGCTTTAGCCCCGTCGGAATTCTTCACTGAAGAACCAAAACTTTTAAAAACTGCCAAGTCATTAATGCCCCAAATTTTATTAAATAATCCGGACATCCTTATAGTGGACGAACTGGGAAAGGACATCAGCGGAGACGGGATGGACCCTAATATTACGGGAAGATTTGCGTCGGATTATGTAAAAAGTGATTTTAAAGTAAACCGGATCGTGGTGTTGGGGCTTACGAAGGCTACGGATGGAAATGCAAACGGTATAGGAGTAGCCGATATTACTACTTCAAGAGTGCTGAAGGATACGGACTTTACAAAAGGCTATATCAATTCGATTACTGCAGCTATCCCCAGTACTGTACGCTTGCCTATGGTTATGCCTAATGATTATGAAGCTATAAAAACGGCAATAAAGACAGCTAACAATTTGGATTATGACGGCAGAAAATCACGTATAGTACGTATTAAAAATACTTTGAGCCTGAAAAACATATATGTCTCCGAATCGCTTATTGAAGATGTAAAGAAGAATTCAAAGCTTGAGATCATATCGGGGCCTTTTGATTTTGAGTTTGATAAAGAAAATAATCTGATAACAGGCTGGTAGATATTAACGATTAAATGAGAAAGGAGAGAAAGTAAAATGAATTTATTTGACTTGACGGGTAAGGTGGCAGTGGTAACAGGAGGAAGTTCAGGGAATGGGCAGAGTATTGCATATGGTCTTGCACAGGCAGGGGCGGATGTGGCGGTAGTCGGCAATACAAGCCCCTTAGACAAGACAAAGAAGCTAATTGAAAGTACCGGAAGAAGATGTTTACCGATAAAAACTGATTTAAGAGATATACATGAAGCAAAAACTAAGATTATTGATTCCACTATGAAGGAATTCGGAAGAATTGATATACTTGTCAATAATGCGGGTATTCAGAGAAGAAATCCGGTTATGGTTTTTACGGAAAAAGATTGGGATGATGTTTTGGCCGTGAATTTGAAGTCCGTTTTTATTTTGAGCCAAGGAGTAGCTCCTATAATGCAGAAGAATGGATGGGGGAAAATTATAAATATGGCTTCCATGTTGTCTTTTCAGGGAGGTTTAAATGTCCCAGCTTATGCTGCCAGCAAAGGAGGAATAGCCCAACTTACCAAAGCTATGGCAAATGAATGGTCAAAATATGGAATTAATGTAAACGCCATGGCCCCGGGATATATAGTCACTAAGATGAATACCGCCCTAATATCCGATAAAGAACGTAGCAGACAAATATTAGAAAGAATTCCAGCCGGACGCTGGGGAGAACCGACGGATCTGATTGGAGGAGCTATATTCCTTTCATCCCATGCTTCTGATTATGTAGATGGACATGTACTATGTATTGACGGAGGATGGATGGGGAGGTAATATTTATATAAAATTAATATTGAGAAGTTAGCTGTTTATTTGGACGTATTTTCCAAAATACGTCCAAATAATTTTTTTGACTAAGTATATAAATTCCCTGTATTTACAGTAAAACTGTTTATAATGCTTGACAACAGGGTATTACATGAATATGATTTATTTATAATAAGGATATTAAAAATTACAATTTGGTTTTATTTAAACAGTATTATTTTGAAGAGGAGAGAAATCTATGCAAAATGGAGAACCTGAAAGAAAAAATAAGTTTTTTGTGCAATCTTTACATAGGACATTTGAAATAATCGACATAATCAGTGAAGCGGAGGGAAAAGGTGTCAACGTTACAGAGATAAGCAAAAAAATTAAACTACCCATAAGTACGGTTTATAGATTGTTACAAAACTTAATAGAAGGGGGCTATGTAGAAGAAATAGACGGTTGTAACTATATTCTCGGACTGAAATTTTTAGAATTAGGGGTAAAAGTTCAAAAAAATATTGATATACGTAATGTTGCACGGGACTTTCTTGAAAAGCTTAATGAAGAAACGAAAGAAACCATATATGTTGCAAAGTTTGACTCTAAACAGTTAAATATAATTTATATTGAAAAAATACAAAGCAAGAGAAATATAACATTAACTGCAGGGATAGGTTCGAGAAACTATGTTCATTCTACCGCTAATGGGAAATGTCTTCTGTCCGGTTTTAGTGATGAAAAGATAATAGAAATTTTGAAAAAAACAGGAATGCCTGCTTTAACTGATTATACCATAGTTGATGCGGAACAGTATTTAGAAGAAATAAGAAAGGTACGACAAGATGGATATGCAATTGATGATAGGGAGAATGAAAACGATGTACGTTGTATTTCTTCCCCGATATTTGATCATGAAAATAAAGTGACGGCAGCAGTAAGTATTTCCGGGGTAATAAATAACATGGATTTAGAGCTTATGCATACAAAATATAGGGATCTTATAATAGAGACTGCAAGATCTATATCTGAAAAATTAGGATACTGGAAGTAATAAACAGACTTTAATAAATACGATAGCAAACAAAAATGCAAGTTTTTATATAAAAACTTGCATTTTTGTTTGCTATTTTTTTATATACGTGTTAAAATATATTTTATAATTTCAATAATATACATATCCAATATATAATATATGTAAGAATAAAATAATAATTAGATATGCGGCATTCTGTAAAATGAATATATTGGTTATCCATATTGCATTAATTGAGATATAAGAAAAGCTTCTATAGGAATATTATAAGGTAGTTTTTCTTGAAGCTCA is a genomic window of Acidilutibacter cellobiosedens containing:
- a CDS encoding glucose 1-dehydrogenase, whose product is MNLFDLTGKVAVVTGGSSGNGQSIAYGLAQAGADVAVVGNTSPLDKTKKLIESTGRRCLPIKTDLRDIHEAKTKIIDSTMKEFGRIDILVNNAGIQRRNPVMVFTEKDWDDVLAVNLKSVFILSQGVAPIMQKNGWGKIINMASMLSFQGGLNVPAYAASKGGIAQLTKAMANEWSKYGINVNAMAPGYIVTKMNTALISDKERSRQILERIPAGRWGEPTDLIGGAIFLSSHASDYVDGHVLCIDGGWMGR
- a CDS encoding lactate racemase domain-containing protein — translated: MNRLDFKIDFPSIIKMSDSVFIPKMYKVRQNFDTLKLSNFIEKLKGELTNKKDIMESLNGKKVCIALGSRGINNISSIATQIVKEVKQYGGEPFIIPAMGSHGGATPEGQKELLEGYGITEDKVGAPIISNLDVEFLGKTDEDIPVFTSKDALNADGVILVNRVKPHTAFHGDIESGLIKMSVIGMGKQKGAELCHKMGFNNFSEKLKNMSRIVFSHVPVVLGVAILENAYDETADIRALAPSEFFTEEPKLLKTAKSLMPQILLNNPDILIVDELGKDISGDGMDPNITGRFASDYVKSDFKVNRIVVLGLTKATDGNANGIGVADITTSRVLKDTDFTKGYINSITAAIPSTVRLPMVMPNDYEAIKTAIKTANNLDYDGRKSRIVRIKNTLSLKNIYVSESLIEDVKKNSKLEIISGPFDFEFDKENNLITGW
- a CDS encoding IclR family transcriptional regulator, with the protein product MQNGEPERKNKFFVQSLHRTFEIIDIISEAEGKGVNVTEISKKIKLPISTVYRLLQNLIEGGYVEEIDGCNYILGLKFLELGVKVQKNIDIRNVARDFLEKLNEETKETIYVAKFDSKQLNIIYIEKIQSKRNITLTAGIGSRNYVHSTANGKCLLSGFSDEKIIEILKKTGMPALTDYTIVDAEQYLEEIRKVRQDGYAIDDRENENDVRCISSPIFDHENKVTAAVSISGVINNMDLELMHTKYRDLIIETARSISEKLGYWK